Proteins from one Arthrobacter sp. DNA4 genomic window:
- a CDS encoding oxygenase MpaB family protein, translated as MVQGEADFRAEGILLAGAGRAILLQLANPAIGRGVAAHSTFTQRPVNRLKGTLTYVYGIVYGTEEQVKEVRRRVNRAHVPVRRTAGEPSAGYNAFDPALQLWVAATLYDTALTIVEKIRGPLGDEAADAMYRDYARIGTALQLPPDMWPKDRAAFSRYWDEQLSTLRAEKEGVRVGRGLLFPKHTALWYRAIMPSARFLTAGLLPEQLRKDFGLVWSDRHQRRFDLTWRILAVAYPMLPVRIRHWFKDYCLAELEKDLRKSPQTTQRQGTTA; from the coding sequence ATGGTGCAGGGAGAGGCCGATTTCCGGGCTGAAGGCATCCTGCTCGCCGGGGCAGGACGGGCCATTCTGCTGCAGCTTGCCAACCCTGCGATCGGCCGCGGCGTGGCGGCGCACAGCACGTTCACCCAACGCCCGGTAAACCGCCTCAAGGGCACTCTCACGTACGTCTACGGCATCGTGTACGGAACTGAGGAGCAGGTCAAGGAAGTCCGGCGCCGGGTGAACCGCGCGCACGTTCCGGTACGCCGCACGGCGGGCGAACCGTCCGCCGGTTACAACGCCTTCGATCCGGCGCTGCAGCTCTGGGTGGCAGCGACGCTCTATGACACGGCGCTGACCATCGTCGAGAAGATCCGCGGCCCGCTCGGTGACGAGGCGGCCGACGCAATGTACCGGGACTACGCACGGATCGGCACCGCCCTGCAGCTTCCACCGGACATGTGGCCGAAGGACCGGGCGGCGTTCAGCCGCTACTGGGATGAGCAGCTTTCCACCCTCCGTGCCGAGAAAGAAGGCGTGCGCGTGGGGCGCGGCCTGCTGTTCCCCAAGCACACCGCACTCTGGTACCGCGCCATCATGCCTTCTGCGAGGTTCCTCACCGCCGGGCTCCTCCCGGAGCAGTTGCGGAAGGACTTCGGCCTCGTGTGGAGCGACCGCCACCAGCGACGCTTCGACCTGACATGGCGCATCCTTGCGGTGGCTTACCCCATGCTGCCGGTGCGCATCAGGCACTGGTTCAAGGATTACTGCCTGGCGGAACTTGAAAAAGACCTGCGAAAGAGCCCGCAAACTACGCAGCGGCAAGGAACCACTGCGTAG
- the ilvD gene encoding dihydroxy-acid dehydratase, which produces MPALRSKTVTHGRNMTGARALLRASGVANSDIGKPIIAVANSFTEFVPGHTHLAPVGRIVSDAILAAGAVPREFNTIAVDDGIAMGHSGMLYSLPSRDLIADSVEYMVNAHCADALVCISNCDKITPGMLMAALRLNIPVVFVSGGPMEAGRVTLTDGSVRSLDLVNAIADAVDESISDADINLIEENACPTCGSCSGMFTANSMNCLTEAIGLSLPGNGSVLATHTARKALYEKAGATVVELVKRYYDGDDDSVLPRSIATAKAFDNAMALDISMGGSTNTILHLLAAAQEAGVDYGLAEMDAKSRQVPCLAKVAPNVAKDKTYYMEDVHRAGGIPALLGELNRGGLLHKDVHSVHSADLDGWLDDWDIRGGKATEEAKALWHAAPGGVRSSTAFSQSNEWTSLDTDAAEGCIRSVEHAYSKDGGLAVLRGNIAVDGAVVKTAGVDESIWTFSGPAVVCESQDEAVEKILNKQVKEGDVVVIRYEGPKGGPGMQEMLYPTSFLKGRGLGKKCALITDGRFSGGTSGLSIGHISPEAASGGTIALVEDGDVISINISQRSMELEVSDEILAERREKLLVNGGYKPKDRDRQVSAALRAYAAMATSADKGAVRDVSLLER; this is translated from the coding sequence ATGCCTGCACTCCGCTCTAAAACAGTCACCCATGGCCGCAACATGACCGGCGCCCGCGCACTGCTGCGCGCCTCCGGCGTCGCCAATTCAGACATCGGCAAGCCGATCATTGCCGTGGCCAACTCCTTCACCGAATTCGTCCCCGGCCACACCCACCTTGCCCCCGTGGGCCGGATCGTCTCCGACGCGATCCTCGCCGCCGGCGCCGTGCCGCGCGAGTTCAACACCATCGCAGTGGATGACGGCATCGCCATGGGCCACTCCGGCATGCTCTACTCGCTGCCGTCCCGCGACCTGATCGCTGACTCCGTGGAGTACATGGTCAACGCCCACTGCGCCGACGCATTGGTGTGCATTTCCAACTGCGACAAGATCACCCCGGGCATGCTCATGGCGGCGCTGCGCCTGAACATCCCCGTAGTCTTTGTCTCCGGCGGCCCCATGGAGGCCGGCCGCGTGACCCTGACCGACGGCTCCGTGCGCTCCCTGGACCTGGTCAACGCGATCGCCGACGCCGTGGACGAGTCCATCTCCGACGCGGACATCAACCTCATCGAAGAGAACGCCTGCCCCACCTGCGGTTCCTGCTCCGGCATGTTCACCGCCAATTCCATGAACTGCCTCACCGAGGCCATCGGCCTTTCCCTGCCCGGCAACGGCTCCGTGCTGGCCACCCACACCGCACGCAAGGCGCTGTACGAGAAAGCGGGCGCCACCGTCGTCGAGCTGGTGAAGCGCTATTACGACGGCGACGACGACTCCGTGCTGCCGCGCTCCATCGCCACCGCCAAGGCCTTCGACAACGCCATGGCCCTGGACATCTCCATGGGCGGCTCCACCAACACCATCCTGCACCTGCTCGCCGCTGCCCAGGAGGCGGGCGTGGACTACGGCCTGGCAGAGATGGACGCCAAATCACGCCAGGTGCCCTGCCTGGCCAAGGTGGCCCCGAACGTTGCCAAGGACAAGACCTACTACATGGAGGACGTGCACCGCGCCGGCGGCATCCCCGCCCTGCTGGGCGAGCTGAACCGCGGCGGTCTGCTGCACAAGGACGTCCACTCCGTGCACTCCGCCGACCTGGACGGCTGGCTGGACGACTGGGACATCCGCGGCGGCAAGGCCACCGAGGAAGCCAAAGCCCTGTGGCACGCGGCCCCCGGCGGCGTCCGCTCTTCCACCGCGTTCTCGCAGTCGAACGAATGGACCTCCCTGGACACCGACGCCGCAGAGGGCTGCATCCGCTCCGTGGAGCACGCCTACTCCAAGGACGGCGGCCTGGCCGTGCTGCGCGGCAACATTGCCGTGGACGGCGCCGTGGTGAAGACCGCCGGCGTGGACGAATCCATCTGGACCTTCTCCGGCCCGGCTGTGGTGTGCGAATCCCAGGACGAAGCCGTGGAGAAGATCCTGAACAAGCAGGTCAAGGAGGGTGACGTGGTGGTGATCCGCTACGAAGGCCCCAAGGGCGGTCCGGGCATGCAGGAGATGCTCTACCCCACGTCCTTCCTCAAGGGCCGCGGCCTGGGCAAGAAGTGCGCGCTCATCACGGACGGCCGCTTCTCCGGCGGTACCTCCGGCCTGTCGATCGGCCACATCTCCCCGGAGGCTGCGTCAGGGGGAACCATCGCGCTGGTGGAGGACGGTGACGTCATCAGCATCAACATCTCGCAGCGCTCCATGGAGTTGGAAGTTTCCGACGAGATCCTCGCCGAGCGCCGCGAGAAACTGTTGGTCAACGGCGGGTACAAGCCCAAGGACCGGGACCGCCAGGTGTCCGCTGCCCTGCGCGCCTACGCCGCCATGGCCACCTCCGCGGACAAGGGTGCCGTCCGGGACGTGTCCCTCCTGGAGCGCTAA
- a CDS encoding helix-turn-helix transcriptional regulator translates to MSDPGRRKELGLFLRARRDQALRADYGLPPVGRTRERGLRREEVAFLSGVSVTWYTWLEQGRDISPSRQVLEAISRALHLSSTGLGYVLSLGGYASAAPAGPAADTAPPHIQRLLDALDPNPSFALFPDWGVAGWNKAYAALYPNIATVPAADRNLLWLVFTDPYVRNLLPDWDTTSKRFLAEFRAETGQRLGDPDIQYQVERLKEASPEFRQGWDLYDILGFESRERLFHHPAVGVLQLEHHQVSPSDRPDLHIVVYTPAPGSDAAAQMKSLLSVAG, encoded by the coding sequence GTGAGTGATCCCGGGCGCCGAAAAGAACTTGGCCTGTTCCTGAGGGCACGGCGCGACCAGGCGCTGCGGGCCGACTACGGCCTGCCGCCCGTCGGCCGCACCCGTGAACGGGGGCTCCGCCGCGAGGAGGTGGCGTTCCTTTCCGGCGTCAGCGTCACCTGGTACACGTGGCTGGAGCAGGGCCGGGATATCAGCCCGTCCCGGCAGGTCCTCGAGGCCATCAGCCGCGCACTGCATCTGTCCAGCACCGGCCTGGGCTACGTTCTGTCACTGGGCGGATACGCCTCCGCAGCTCCCGCCGGGCCGGCAGCCGATACCGCCCCGCCCCACATCCAGCGCCTGCTGGATGCCTTGGACCCCAACCCGTCCTTCGCCCTGTTCCCGGACTGGGGCGTGGCCGGGTGGAACAAGGCCTACGCGGCGCTGTATCCCAATATCGCCACCGTGCCGGCGGCAGACCGGAACCTGCTGTGGTTGGTGTTCACCGACCCCTACGTCCGGAACCTGCTTCCGGACTGGGACACCACCAGCAAGCGCTTCCTTGCAGAGTTCCGGGCCGAAACCGGGCAGCGGCTGGGCGATCCGGACATTCAGTACCAGGTGGAGCGGCTCAAGGAAGCGAGCCCGGAGTTCCGGCAGGGCTGGGACCTGTACGACATCCTGGGTTTCGAGTCCCGCGAGCGCCTTTTCCACCATCCCGCCGTCGGGGTGCTCCAGCTGGAACACCACCAGGTGTCCCCGTCGGACCGGCCGGACCTGCACATCGTGGTGTACACACCGGCCCCGGGCAGCGACGCCGCAGCGCAGATGAAGTCCCTGCTGTCCGTGGCCGGCTAG
- a CDS encoding amidohydrolase: protein MGLMNNATDGIEQELDWQVPLYEQLHRNPELGLAEHQTSEAVAAKLAAWGFDVRHFGGTGVVGVLANGPGPGVLARADMDALPVTEATGASYSSAVPGVMHACAHDMHVVALLGAAKYLADHRDAWRGTYTALFQQAEETAAGSQAMLDDGLTGGIPRPDVALAQHVMPTEAGTIGTTPGPVLSTGDSVRITVHGRGAHGSMPHKSVDPVVLAASIVLRLQTVVSRETIPGEFAVLTVGSVSAGATANIIPDRAELLLNLRTYDLAVRAAMMAAIERIVRGECAAAGSPQEPEFEYYDQYPLTSNDAEANARVTAAFTRTFGADAVYRTAPQTASEDFSRIPDAFGIPYVYWIVGSVPPETYRRAVANGTVDADIPANHSPSFLPAVDPTLRMATRAQAAAALAYLGADEA from the coding sequence ATGGGACTTATGAACAACGCAACGGACGGAATCGAGCAGGAGCTCGACTGGCAGGTTCCGCTCTACGAACAGCTCCACCGGAATCCGGAACTCGGCCTCGCCGAACACCAGACCTCGGAAGCCGTTGCGGCGAAGCTGGCGGCCTGGGGTTTCGACGTCCGGCACTTTGGCGGCACCGGTGTGGTGGGCGTCCTTGCCAACGGACCCGGCCCGGGCGTCCTGGCCCGGGCCGACATGGACGCCCTCCCGGTCACCGAGGCAACCGGGGCAAGCTACTCCTCCGCCGTCCCAGGGGTGATGCACGCGTGCGCGCACGACATGCACGTGGTGGCCCTGCTCGGCGCGGCGAAGTACCTGGCAGACCACCGGGATGCCTGGCGGGGAACCTACACCGCCCTGTTCCAGCAGGCAGAGGAGACGGCGGCAGGCTCGCAGGCAATGCTCGACGACGGCCTGACCGGCGGAATCCCGCGGCCGGACGTCGCACTGGCCCAGCACGTCATGCCCACCGAGGCGGGAACCATCGGCACCACGCCGGGTCCGGTGCTCTCGACCGGCGACTCTGTACGGATTACCGTCCACGGCCGCGGCGCCCACGGCTCCATGCCGCACAAGTCCGTGGATCCGGTGGTGCTGGCCGCCTCGATCGTCCTCCGCCTGCAGACTGTGGTGTCCCGCGAAACGATTCCGGGGGAGTTCGCAGTGCTGACTGTTGGCTCGGTGAGCGCCGGAGCCACGGCCAACATCATCCCGGACCGGGCGGAGCTGCTGCTCAACCTCCGCACATACGACCTTGCCGTCCGGGCCGCCATGATGGCCGCCATCGAGCGGATAGTACGGGGCGAGTGCGCAGCCGCCGGTTCGCCGCAGGAACCGGAGTTCGAGTATTACGACCAGTACCCGCTGACCAGCAACGATGCGGAGGCCAACGCCCGGGTCACTGCAGCCTTCACCAGGACCTTCGGAGCGGACGCTGTCTACCGCACCGCCCCGCAGACGGCGTCAGAGGACTTCAGCCGCATCCCTGACGCATTCGGCATCCCGTACGTCTACTGGATCGTCGGGTCCGTGCCCCCGGAAACCTACCGGCGGGCCGTGGCGAATGGCACGGTGGACGCCGATATCCCTGCCAACCACTCGCCGTCGTTCCTGCCCGCCGTTGACCCTACCCTCCGCATGGCCACCCGGGCCCAGGCGGCGGCCGCGCTCGCCTACCTCGGTGCGGACGAAGCCTAG
- a CDS encoding polysaccharide deacetylase produces the protein MNKPAIADALHPITWPEGFKAAASFTFDVDAESCTIAHDPAGTRRMSLMSHQSYGPKIAVPRLLAILARQDIQATFFIPGFTAESYPDVVRQIVDGGHEVAHHGYLHEPMQGIDAATEASYIDRGLEALAKVAGVRPVGYRAPWWELNWHSPGLLADRGFLYDSSLLDGDAPYRFAVAADDPRDIVEIPVDWTLDDWEQYAFYPGVTGSGVIESPAKVLEMWTLEAQAHHSQGSCFVLTNHPFISDRPSKAVALEQLMERVKAMDGMWVTTMENIARHTQATVPEVHTHARIEVPVFPGAGAQFKPVVRQGVLA, from the coding sequence GTGAACAAGCCCGCCATCGCGGACGCCCTGCACCCCATCACCTGGCCCGAGGGCTTCAAGGCCGCAGCGTCCTTCACCTTCGACGTGGACGCCGAGTCCTGCACCATCGCCCACGATCCCGCCGGCACCCGGCGCATGTCGTTGATGAGCCACCAGTCCTATGGCCCCAAGATCGCGGTCCCGCGGCTCCTGGCCATCCTGGCCCGCCAGGACATCCAGGCCACCTTCTTCATCCCCGGCTTCACCGCCGAGTCCTACCCCGACGTGGTCCGGCAGATCGTGGACGGCGGCCACGAGGTGGCCCACCACGGCTACCTGCACGAACCCATGCAGGGCATCGACGCCGCCACCGAGGCCAGCTACATCGACCGTGGCCTGGAGGCACTGGCCAAAGTCGCAGGTGTCCGGCCCGTGGGGTACCGGGCTCCGTGGTGGGAGCTCAACTGGCACTCGCCGGGCCTCCTGGCGGACCGCGGGTTCCTCTACGATTCGAGCCTGCTCGACGGCGACGCACCCTACCGCTTCGCTGTCGCCGCGGACGATCCCCGGGACATCGTGGAGATTCCCGTGGACTGGACCCTTGACGATTGGGAGCAGTACGCCTTCTACCCCGGCGTTACAGGCAGCGGCGTGATCGAGAGCCCGGCCAAGGTCCTGGAAATGTGGACCCTCGAAGCCCAGGCTCACCACTCCCAGGGCAGCTGCTTCGTCCTCACCAACCACCCGTTCATTTCCGACCGGCCGTCCAAGGCTGTAGCGCTGGAGCAGCTGATGGAGCGGGTGAAGGCAATGGACGGCATGTGGGTGACCACCATGGAGAACATTGCCCGGCACACCCAGGCCACGGTCCCCGAGGTCCACACCCACGCGCGGATCGAGGTGCCGGTATTCCCGGGCGCGGGTGCACAGTTCAAGCCCGTCGTGCGGCAGGGGGTGCTGGCCTAG
- a CDS encoding cytosine permease has translation MQEKLSTATHGQPDQATQDHSAVDHEAWLQPIPESARTRKVSGQFWIWAGANLAPINWVLGALGIQLGLGLADTITVLVLGNLIGMLLFGCFVLLGQKTGATGMVLARAAFGRRGNYLPAAIQALLVIGWCAVNTWIILDLVMALFGTLGWVDPEAPNYAWKIGVATFIMALQVAIAWFGYKAIAAFEKWTVPPTILILAVMSAVAWFGMDINWSYAGPAGAVLEGSERIAAMSAVMTAIGIGWGITWFTYAADYSRFVSTSVPKKKVYLASVLGQFIPVVWLGVLGASLATNSGEIDPGKLIVMNFGAMALPVLLMVLHGPIATNILNIYTFSVATQALDISISRRKLNLFVGVFSLGAVVFFIFQEDFAAVLDAWLIGLVAWVAAWGGIMLVHYFWLEKRWPGGTDRLFDGVGTKRLPVVNFAGVISLVAGIFATWLFMYGLIPIMQGPIAVALGGWDLSWLAGGLTSAGVYAILGPRQHIRYLALEPRTTQKVDATPGATAPEAGSPESTPALPAL, from the coding sequence ATGCAAGAAAAGCTTTCAACAGCCACGCACGGCCAACCTGACCAGGCCACACAGGACCACAGCGCCGTGGACCATGAAGCCTGGCTGCAGCCCATCCCCGAATCAGCACGCACACGCAAGGTATCCGGCCAGTTCTGGATCTGGGCGGGCGCCAACCTGGCACCCATCAACTGGGTGCTGGGGGCACTCGGTATCCAGCTGGGACTCGGACTCGCGGACACCATTACCGTCCTGGTGCTGGGCAACCTGATCGGCATGCTGCTCTTTGGCTGCTTCGTCCTCCTGGGCCAGAAGACCGGAGCCACCGGCATGGTCCTGGCCCGGGCCGCATTCGGACGGCGCGGCAACTACCTGCCGGCCGCCATCCAGGCCCTGCTGGTCATCGGCTGGTGCGCGGTGAACACCTGGATCATCTTGGACCTGGTCATGGCGCTCTTCGGGACCCTTGGCTGGGTTGACCCGGAAGCCCCCAACTACGCCTGGAAGATCGGCGTTGCGACCTTCATCATGGCCCTCCAGGTTGCCATTGCCTGGTTCGGCTACAAGGCCATCGCCGCCTTCGAAAAATGGACCGTACCGCCCACCATCCTCATCCTGGCCGTGATGTCCGCGGTGGCATGGTTCGGCATGGACATCAACTGGAGCTACGCCGGTCCTGCCGGCGCCGTCCTGGAAGGTTCCGAGCGCATCGCGGCCATGAGCGCCGTGATGACCGCCATCGGCATTGGCTGGGGCATCACCTGGTTCACCTACGCCGCGGACTACTCCCGGTTCGTCAGCACCAGCGTCCCCAAGAAGAAGGTCTACCTCGCTTCGGTACTGGGCCAGTTCATCCCCGTGGTGTGGCTCGGCGTCCTGGGCGCCAGCCTGGCCACCAACAGCGGCGAGATCGATCCCGGCAAGCTGATTGTCATGAACTTCGGCGCCATGGCGCTGCCCGTACTGCTCATGGTGCTCCACGGCCCCATCGCCACCAACATCCTGAACATCTACACCTTCTCCGTGGCCACCCAGGCCCTGGACATCTCCATCAGCCGCCGCAAACTCAACCTGTTCGTGGGCGTCTTCTCGCTCGGCGCCGTCGTCTTCTTCATCTTCCAGGAGGACTTCGCAGCGGTACTCGACGCCTGGCTGATCGGCCTGGTGGCATGGGTGGCCGCCTGGGGCGGCATCATGCTGGTGCACTACTTCTGGCTGGAGAAGCGCTGGCCGGGCGGCACCGACCGTCTGTTCGACGGCGTGGGCACCAAGCGGCTGCCGGTGGTCAACTTTGCCGGGGTCATCTCCCTCGTGGCCGGGATCTTCGCTACGTGGCTGTTCATGTACGGCCTGATCCCCATCATGCAGGGCCCCATCGCCGTGGCCCTGGGCGGCTGGGACCTGTCCTGGCTGGCCGGCGGCCTGACCAGCGCCGGGGTGTACGCCATCCTCGGCCCGCGGCAGCACATCCGCTACCTCGCCCTGGAGCCGCGCACCACGCAGAAGGTGGACGCCACCCCTGGCGCGACCGCTCCCGAAGCAGGGAGCCCGGAGAGCACGCCCGCTCTTCCCGCCCTCTAA
- a CDS encoding PucR family transcriptional regulator, with translation MSVFLGEILAHPALAAADPVVHPEGAMAAAQPVRWVHSSEVLDIAPLLRGGELLLCGGITLATATPAKRGDYVRELAQRGVAALAIETGGALPEIPADMLQKAEEYGLPVVELRKVVPFVGVMQAINSMLVSESVGHLQQADAATRAMAAELAHGASLDKILGVLAGITASAVKLTSPWGVTMGSAAPEGWSNGVDAEAGEGTADDDGTGPGGHGGFYPVAGGTVITVDIPVRGVLMGRLEVHVPDVADTALAQVAGERAVDILGLALLQHTPPGLHALAGAELMRAVLNSAPEWRLEQLAPGAGFPTDSPAVVAAIHAAAPQELRGAIENCLSSQRIPCAAYLDDTELVVMIGLPCTETAGERRLLLESLQGLEGDHDAVIAVGPLAEGVAEAAWSLAEARRALEVRQIRRRNASARRRYPSRGLVVVDAQDAAVESLALTCLDASSREAFVSRQLRAVLEHDAQRQSQLLETLQVWLDSGCNTAQSARELHLERQSMHHRLQRIFELCGGDPRGTGRLAALHLAARMAGLP, from the coding sequence GTGTCAGTGTTTCTTGGCGAAATACTCGCCCACCCCGCCCTTGCCGCCGCAGATCCCGTGGTCCACCCGGAAGGGGCTATGGCGGCCGCCCAGCCGGTCCGTTGGGTCCACTCCAGCGAGGTGCTGGACATCGCTCCCCTGCTCCGAGGTGGGGAACTGCTGCTCTGCGGCGGGATCACGCTGGCCACCGCCACTCCGGCCAAACGCGGGGACTACGTCCGTGAGCTGGCTCAGCGCGGCGTCGCTGCCCTGGCCATCGAGACCGGCGGTGCACTGCCGGAAATCCCTGCAGACATGCTTCAGAAGGCTGAGGAATACGGCCTCCCCGTGGTGGAACTGCGCAAGGTGGTGCCGTTCGTCGGCGTCATGCAGGCCATCAACTCCATGCTTGTCAGCGAATCGGTGGGGCACCTGCAGCAGGCCGATGCCGCCACGCGCGCCATGGCTGCCGAGCTGGCCCATGGCGCTTCACTGGACAAGATCCTGGGCGTGCTGGCAGGCATCACCGCCTCAGCCGTAAAGCTCACCTCCCCGTGGGGAGTAACCATGGGCAGCGCGGCGCCGGAGGGCTGGAGTAACGGGGTAGACGCGGAAGCGGGAGAAGGAACAGCGGACGACGACGGCACCGGGCCAGGTGGGCACGGCGGCTTTTACCCGGTGGCCGGCGGAACGGTCATCACCGTGGACATCCCCGTGCGCGGGGTCCTCATGGGACGGCTCGAGGTGCACGTGCCGGATGTCGCGGATACGGCGCTGGCCCAGGTGGCCGGGGAGCGCGCCGTGGACATCCTGGGCCTGGCGCTGCTGCAGCACACGCCTCCGGGACTGCATGCCCTGGCTGGTGCTGAACTGATGCGCGCCGTGCTGAATTCCGCACCGGAGTGGCGTCTCGAGCAGCTGGCCCCCGGCGCCGGCTTCCCCACGGACTCCCCTGCCGTGGTGGCCGCCATCCACGCGGCTGCGCCGCAGGAGCTGCGTGGTGCCATCGAGAACTGCCTCAGCTCACAGCGGATCCCCTGCGCCGCCTACCTTGACGACACCGAGCTGGTGGTGATGATCGGCCTGCCGTGCACCGAGACTGCCGGGGAGCGGCGGCTGCTCCTGGAGTCCCTGCAGGGACTGGAAGGGGATCACGACGCCGTGATCGCTGTGGGGCCGCTGGCAGAGGGGGTGGCGGAGGCAGCCTGGTCACTGGCGGAGGCCCGCCGCGCCCTGGAGGTGCGGCAGATCCGCCGGCGGAACGCGTCGGCGCGCAGGCGGTATCCGTCCCGGGGCCTGGTTGTGGTTGATGCCCAGGACGCTGCCGTGGAAAGCCTCGCGCTGACCTGCCTGGATGCCTCGTCCCGGGAAGCGTTCGTGAGCCGACAGTTGCGGGCAGTCCTGGAGCATGATGCACAGCGGCAGTCCCAGCTGCTGGAGACCCTGCAGGTGTGGCTGGACTCCGGTTGCAACACAGCCCAGTCGGCACGCGAACTGCATCTGGAGCGGCAGTCGATGCATCACCGGCTGCAACGGATATTTGAACTCTGCGGCGGTGATCCCCGCGGTACGGGGCGGCTCGCGGCGCTGCATCTGGCGGCGAGGATGGCCGGGCTGCCCTGA
- a CDS encoding VOC family protein: MAKRNTSSVGAPCWVDTWQPDPQGAKEFYGGLFGWTFDEALPMPGFEGGYWLARLDGRSVGGVGQAPPGSPAGWLTHVRVRDIGQASALAEQAGGRQLGTIDARAHSQLVADSSGVLFCLRQAGVNDGVELADQPNSWAMSSLHTPELGKAQEFYKAMFNWELKSPLDAPFSLWLLEDQLVAVATATDGVAVPPHWSVNFGVTDADRTADRAVALGGGIVMAPMDTPGFRSAVISDPWGGVVAVSAVGTQTGTPAALP; encoded by the coding sequence ATGGCAAAGCGGAATACTTCCTCAGTGGGTGCGCCGTGCTGGGTCGACACCTGGCAACCGGACCCCCAGGGGGCCAAAGAGTTCTATGGCGGACTGTTCGGCTGGACGTTCGACGAGGCGTTACCGATGCCGGGGTTCGAGGGTGGGTACTGGCTGGCACGCCTTGACGGCCGCTCTGTGGGCGGCGTGGGGCAGGCCCCGCCGGGGTCGCCCGCGGGTTGGCTGACCCATGTCCGTGTGCGTGATATCGGGCAGGCCTCAGCTCTCGCTGAGCAGGCGGGAGGCCGGCAACTCGGGACCATCGATGCCCGGGCCCATTCGCAACTGGTTGCCGATTCCTCCGGCGTGCTGTTCTGCCTGCGGCAGGCGGGCGTCAACGACGGCGTTGAGCTGGCAGACCAGCCCAATAGCTGGGCCATGAGTTCGCTGCACACCCCGGAGCTTGGAAAGGCCCAGGAGTTTTACAAGGCAATGTTCAACTGGGAGCTGAAGTCACCGCTGGACGCGCCCTTTTCACTGTGGCTTCTCGAAGACCAGCTGGTGGCCGTCGCCACCGCCACCGACGGCGTGGCTGTTCCTCCGCATTGGAGTGTGAACTTCGGGGTCACCGATGCAGACAGGACCGCTGACCGGGCCGTTGCCCTGGGCGGCGGCATTGTCATGGCGCCGATGGATACGCCGGGGTTCCGGAGCGCCGTGATCAGCGACCCCTGGGGCGGTGTGGTCGCCGTCAGCGCGGTCGGGACTCAGACCGGCACCCCGGCGGCACTGCCCTGA
- a CDS encoding IclR family transcriptional regulator has product MVSTMTPAITSDSTGNGAGTNGGTDAKGASVVVNAIAVLRTFTADEPLLGVTEIANRVGMHKSSVSRILATFEQENLVERDPETKRFRLGLGLIAVAGPLLAEMEERRVAYPVLRQLTEQTGETSALMLWNGDEAICVEQIASHHQIKHTTPLGARYRDAMSASVQVFLSTLPAERVRELLRSGTITFPGLDDDGLAAYEARLQDVAQRGWAGNYGESSMDEVGVAAPVRDHRGDVVAAVLIPAPRFRVSKEQFESLGEACMAAAAKVTGRLGGRTGI; this is encoded by the coding sequence ATGGTGTCCACCATGACTCCTGCAATAACTTCTGACAGCACTGGCAACGGAGCCGGCACCAACGGCGGGACGGACGCCAAAGGAGCCTCCGTCGTCGTCAATGCCATAGCCGTCCTGCGGACCTTCACGGCGGACGAACCGCTGCTGGGCGTCACGGAAATCGCCAACCGCGTGGGCATGCACAAAAGCAGCGTGTCCCGGATCCTGGCCACCTTCGAGCAGGAAAACCTGGTGGAACGCGACCCGGAAACCAAACGGTTCCGGCTGGGCCTGGGGCTCATCGCCGTCGCCGGACCGCTGCTGGCCGAGATGGAGGAACGCCGCGTTGCCTACCCCGTCCTTCGGCAGCTGACCGAACAGACCGGCGAAACCAGTGCCCTCATGCTGTGGAACGGTGACGAGGCCATCTGCGTGGAGCAAATCGCCAGCCACCACCAGATCAAGCACACCACGCCCCTGGGCGCCCGCTACCGGGATGCGATGAGTGCCTCGGTCCAGGTGTTCCTGTCCACGCTGCCGGCCGAGCGGGTGCGTGAACTGTTGCGCAGCGGAACCATCACCTTCCCGGGACTGGACGACGACGGACTGGCGGCCTACGAAGCAAGGCTCCAGGATGTTGCGCAGCGGGGATGGGCGGGGAACTACGGCGAATCGTCCATGGACGAGGTGGGCGTGGCCGCGCCCGTCCGCGACCACCGCGGCGACGTTGTGGCGGCCGTCCTGATTCCGGCTCCGCGGTTCAGGGTGTCCAAGGAACAGTTCGAGAGTCTGGGGGAGGCCTGCATGGCCGCCGCCGCCAAAGTGACCGGCCGGCTGGGTGGCCGCACGGGAATCTGA